From the genome of Papaver somniferum cultivar HN1 chromosome 2, ASM357369v1, whole genome shotgun sequence, one region includes:
- the LOC113353684 gene encoding late embryogenesis abundant protein 7-like, with the protein MDSHGQSQSYKAGETKGRTQEKTEHAMDAVKDKASQAKDKASETAQAARGHAQQTKDSTAQKTSDTAQAAKERAGEAKDSTGSYLQEKTGAAKEKASDAAQYAKETTQAGAQKTGVLSVWLVPVMIPQLIGIRIR; encoded by the exons ATGGATTCCCATGGTCAATCTCAAAGCTACAAAGCTGGTGAAACCAAAGGCCGCACTCAG GAAAAGACGGAACATGCAATGGACGCAGTGAAGGATAAAGCTAGCCAAGCAAAGGACAAGGCGTCAGAGACTGCTCAGGCTGCCCGAGGCCATGCTCAACAGACAAAGGACAGTACCGCGCAAAAGACATCTGACACTGCCCAGGCTGCCAAAGAACGTGCTGGCGAGGCGAAAGACAGTACTGGCAGTTACTTGCAAGAGAAAACTGGAGCTGCGAAAGAGAAGGCTTCGGATGCCGCTCAGTATGCCAAAGAAACTACCCAAGCTGGTGCGCAAAAGACTGGTGTACTTTCGGTATGGCTGGTGCCGGTGATGATCCCACAGCTGATAGGGATTAGAATCCGGTAA